The DNA sequence GGTCCGCATCACGAGCGTGGCGGTGACCCAGGCTTCGTCGAAGCCGGCGTCCTTCGCCCGATCGAGGAGGAGGCGCGCCTCCTCCCGCGTGAGGCAATCCCCGACCCGGACCTTGTAGTACGGCTCCAGGTACTCGACGTAGATCTTCTCACGGAAATGCGCTCGCGCGGACTCTGCGAACGCCTTTGCCTTTTCCGGTTCGCGGGTCGCGTAGAGCTGCACGCGATATCCGGAGACGTGCCGGACGGCGATCGAGGCCGACTCGGGCGGCGCGGACGGCAGGGGCAGCGGCTCGTCCTCAGGTACGGCGTGAAGAACCGGCTCGGCCTCCTCCGCGGGAAAGGCGACCGACCGTCTCTTCTCCGCGGCGGTCGTCTCGGGAGAGCGAACGTAGGTGTCGATCTCTTCCGCTTCGGTCTTTCGGACCGGCTCGCCCGAGCCGCGCGGTTCGAGGCCGGCGCAACCGAGGACGCCCGCGATCAGGAACACGGCGAGCGAGGCTCCCGCCGGACGCATGATCTGTCTCATGGCGATCCCCCTCCTCGCTTCCACTATAGCCGGAGCGCGCGTGAGGGTTCAAGGGGAAGACGAACCCGGTCGGGAAACGGTGACCGACACCCTCGGGAAGACGGTGTCGGTCGCTAGCATTCCCTCGCCACTAGTTCAGGTAGCCCAGGGCGCGGAGCTGCTCGCGGAGCATCGCGTCGTCGGCGTCCCCTCCCTCTTCGGGGACCGGAGAGGTGAGCACATAGGTCTCGGCGACGGGAGGATGCGCGGCGAAGTGCGCCTCCTCGAACGCGGGCGCGAGAACCCTCCCGACCATCGCCTCTCCGACCGGAAGCCCCATCATGTAAAGGGCGGTCGGGGCGACGTCGTACAGGTCCGCGTCTCCCCCGAGCGCCCCGCGGCGGATGCCGGGACCCTTGACGAGGAGGATCGCTTCCAGGCTGTGCTCGCCGGAGATCTTCGCGTAGGTCTCCTCGACGACCTCGCTCGCCGGGAACGACCCGCGTCCCGGAACGACGAGCCGCTCCGCGGCGACCTCTCGGACCGGCAGAACGGTGACGATGAAGTTCCCTATCTCGTCGATGTTCACCCCGAACACCGGCTCCCCCGTCCGCTCGACGCGGACGTCGCGGATGAAGGCATCGAGCCCGGGCGGGAGGTCTCGGCCTCGTTTCGGCTTGAGGTGCATGGTCGAGGCGAGGTTGACGCCGTCGATCGTCTCGTCGAGCCCGAGCGCCCGGAGGAAGTTCTCCGTCCGGATGAGGCGGACCGCTCCCGACTCCTCGGTCTCGATCGCCTGCTGGCCGTGGTCGGAGACGACGAGAACGGACACGTTCTCCGGCGCGAACCGGAGGATCTTCGCCATCACCCGGTCGGTCGCCTCGTAGATGTCCGGGATGTGATGGCGGTGGCGGGCCGCTTCTTCCGGCGTGACATCCGCGAACTTTTCGGGCTCGAAGTATTTCCAGCAGTAGTGGCAGGTCACGTCGATCGCGTTGTCGTAGAACGCGGCGAAGCGGGGCGTGTGCCTCTCGTAC is a window from the Candidatus Eisenbacteria bacterium genome containing:
- a CDS encoding SPOR domain-containing protein codes for the protein MRQIMRPAGASLAVFLIAGVLGCAGLEPRGSGEPVRKTEAEEIDTYVRSPETTAAEKRRSVAFPAEEAEPVLHAVPEDEPLPLPSAPPESASIAVRHVSGYRVQLYATREPEKAKAFAESARAHFREKIYVEYLEPYYKVRVGDCLTREEARLLLDRAKDAGFDEAWVTATLVMRTAGDER